A window from Bacteroidota bacterium encodes these proteins:
- a CDS encoding PstS family phosphate ABC transporter substrate-binding protein, with amino-acid sequence MAPRSVFANRWAGTLWGLAICLVAGLAAGLAGCAQQPGYIKIKGSETVLPIALKLAEKYTADPGLPDVSVTAGGSGVGIAALLEANTDIAMSSRAIKFEERVSFAERGVPFEELVVGLDALALVVHKENPLDSLSLEQVKAIYQGRITNWKELGGQDAPIVAFNRESSSGTYEFFKKVVLEKEDFGALQTVGANGELIEKVAENVLTIGYVGIAYLNPNVKAIRLYQPALGRSVSPTVAHSLDKTYPLVRPLYFYYLRQDEARLRPVLAFLKTQAGQELVLSVGYPPNPRYYTAP; translated from the coding sequence ATGGCACCTAGGTCTGTATTTGCAAACCGGTGGGCCGGCACCCTGTGGGGGCTGGCTATATGCCTGGTAGCGGGGCTGGCTGCCGGGCTGGCAGGCTGTGCACAGCAGCCCGGCTACATCAAGATAAAAGGGAGCGAGACGGTGCTACCCATAGCGCTGAAGCTGGCCGAGAAGTATACGGCAGACCCTGGCCTGCCCGACGTATCGGTAACGGCAGGGGGCAGCGGGGTGGGCATAGCCGCCCTGCTGGAGGCGAATACAGACATTGCCATGTCCAGCCGGGCCATCAAGTTTGAGGAGCGGGTGAGCTTTGCCGAGCGGGGGGTGCCCTTTGAGGAACTGGTGGTAGGGCTGGATGCCCTGGCGCTGGTGGTACACAAGGAAAACCCCCTGGACAGCCTGAGCCTGGAGCAGGTAAAGGCCATCTATCAGGGCCGCATTACCAACTGGAAAGAGCTAGGGGGCCAGGATGCGCCCATCGTGGCCTTCAACCGCGAGAGCAGCTCGGGCACCTATGAGTTTTTCAAGAAAGTGGTGCTGGAGAAAGAAGACTTCGGTGCGCTGCAAACCGTAGGGGCCAATGGCGAGCTGATAGAAAAAGTGGCCGAAAATGTGCTGACCATCGGCTACGTGGGCATAGCCTACCTGAACCCGAATGTAAAGGCGATCCGGCTGTACCAGCCGGCACTGGGCCGCAGTGTAAGCCCCACGGTAGCACATTCGCTAGACAAGACCTACCCGCTGGTACGCCCCCTCTACTTCTACTACCTGCGGCAGGACGAAGCGCGCCTGCGCCCGGTGCTGGCTTTCCTGAAAACCCAGGCGGGCCAAGAGCTGGTGCTCAGCGTAGGCTATCCGCCCAACCCCAGGTATTACACCGCACCCTGA